A single region of the Streptomyces sp. NBC_00425 genome encodes:
- a CDS encoding VOC family protein: MDMTLEVLLLPVSDVDRAKEFYRDKVGFHVDLDGEVMEGVRIVQLTPPGSGCSIALVDGLQVPTGTPRPGTYHGMQLCVTDAKAAYEELTARGLDVTEPQQFAPQDGATFMYFKDPDGNGWAVQEYRRRKTEPLHQVLAKLSAQ, encoded by the coding sequence ATGGACATGACCCTCGAAGTGCTCCTCCTGCCGGTGTCGGACGTGGACCGGGCCAAGGAGTTCTACCGCGACAAGGTCGGCTTCCACGTCGATCTCGACGGCGAGGTGATGGAGGGCGTACGGATCGTGCAGCTCACCCCGCCCGGTTCGGGCTGCTCGATCGCCCTGGTGGACGGCCTCCAGGTCCCGACGGGCACCCCGCGACCGGGCACGTACCACGGCATGCAGCTCTGCGTGACGGACGCGAAGGCGGCGTACGAGGAGCTGACCGCGCGGGGGCTGGACGTCACCGAACCCCAGCAGTTCGCCCCGCAGGACGGCGCGACCTTCATGTACTTCAAGGACCCGGATGGCAACGGTTGGGCGGTCCAGGAGTACCGCCGCCGCAAGACGGAACCACTCCACCAGGTCCTGGCCAAACTGTCCGCACAGTAG
- a CDS encoding globin domain-containing protein yields MLSEQSAATVRATLPVVGAAIGDITERFYSGLFAAHPELLRDLFNRGNQAAGTQRQALAGSIAAFARHLVENPGDRPDAMLGRIAHKHASLGVAPDQYPVVHEHLFAAIVDVLGEAVTPEVAAAWDEVYWLMANALIAVERRLREERDGGPRARQWREWQVVERFEETADVVTFRLRPRDGAPAREFRAGQYVSVRTTLADGARQIRQYSLSGAPGAELRQISVKRVAGGETSAAGTLTPEGEVSQHLHARVREGDVLELSEPYGDLVLDDAGGAPLLLASAGIGVTPIVAMLAHLAAVGHDTPVTVLHADRSPAHHALRRDHEAHAAKLPDASLHLWYEREAPAGARTGLTDLTDVPVAPGTRAYLCGPLPFMRAVRAQLIAKGVAPADVHYEVFGPDLWLATAG; encoded by the coding sequence ATGCTGTCCGAACAGTCCGCAGCCACCGTCCGCGCCACCCTCCCCGTGGTGGGCGCGGCCATCGGCGACATCACCGAGCGGTTCTACTCCGGACTCTTCGCCGCCCACCCCGAGCTGCTGCGCGACCTGTTCAACCGGGGCAACCAGGCGGCCGGCACGCAGCGCCAGGCGCTGGCCGGTTCCATCGCCGCCTTCGCGCGACACCTCGTCGAGAACCCCGGGGACCGGCCCGACGCGATGCTCGGCCGGATCGCCCACAAGCACGCCTCACTGGGCGTCGCGCCCGATCAGTATCCGGTCGTCCACGAGCATCTCTTCGCCGCCATCGTGGACGTCCTCGGCGAGGCGGTCACCCCCGAGGTGGCGGCGGCCTGGGACGAGGTCTACTGGCTGATGGCGAACGCGCTGATCGCCGTCGAGCGGCGGCTCCGCGAGGAGCGGGACGGCGGCCCTCGGGCCCGGCAGTGGCGGGAGTGGCAGGTCGTGGAGCGCTTCGAGGAGACCGCGGACGTCGTCACCTTCCGTCTGCGGCCGCGGGACGGGGCGCCCGCCCGGGAGTTCCGTGCGGGCCAGTACGTGTCCGTCCGCACCACGCTCGCCGACGGGGCCCGTCAGATACGCCAGTACAGCCTCTCGGGGGCGCCGGGGGCGGAGCTGCGGCAGATCAGCGTCAAGCGCGTGGCCGGCGGCGAGACGTCCGCCGCGGGCACGCTCACGCCCGAGGGCGAGGTCTCCCAGCACCTCCACGCGCGCGTGCGCGAAGGCGACGTGCTGGAGCTCTCCGAGCCGTACGGCGACCTGGTCCTCGACGACGCCGGCGGCGCCCCGCTGCTGCTGGCCTCGGCCGGCATCGGCGTCACCCCGATCGTCGCCATGCTGGCCCACCTCGCCGCCGTCGGGCACGACACGCCCGTCACCGTCCTCCACGCGGACCGCTCCCCCGCGCACCACGCCCTGCGCAGGGACCACGAGGCCCACGCGGCGAAGCTGCCGGACGCCTCCCTGCACCTCTGGTACGAGCGGGAGGCGCCGGCGGGCGCCCGGACCGGGCTGACCGACCTCACCGACGTGCCGGTCGCGCCCGGCACGCGCGCGTACCTGTGCGGCCCGCTCCCCTTCATGCGGGCGGTGCGGGCGCAGCTGATCGCGAAGGGGGTCGCCCCCGCGGACGTTCACTACGAGGTGTTCGGCCCCGACCTGTGGCTGGCGACGGCGGGCTGA
- a CDS encoding DUF3105 domain-containing protein, translating into MGSANTTGSAARKARIEEMRRAEQARERRGRFLVIGGSVLAVVALVAGGVFVVRSQSGDDASAADSKASGKFVTGADGVKTWKGKLGRTHVAKTVKYPTEPPVGGDHNQVWMNCNGDVYTKALNNMNAVHSLEHGAVWVTYNSKAAKADVEALAAKVKKTPYTLMSPDDAQADPIMLTAWGNQRTVTGASDPNVDAFFAKFVQGKQTPEPGAACTGGLAQ; encoded by the coding sequence ATGGGTTCCGCCAACACCACCGGCAGTGCGGCGCGCAAGGCGCGCATAGAGGAGATGCGGCGGGCCGAACAGGCTCGTGAGCGACGAGGCCGGTTCCTCGTGATCGGGGGCAGCGTCCTCGCCGTCGTCGCGCTCGTCGCCGGCGGCGTGTTCGTCGTGAGGTCGCAGTCCGGCGACGACGCCTCCGCCGCCGACTCCAAAGCCTCCGGGAAGTTCGTCACCGGCGCCGACGGGGTGAAGACGTGGAAGGGGAAGCTGGGGCGCACGCACGTCGCGAAGACCGTGAAGTATCCGACGGAACCGCCCGTCGGCGGCGACCACAACCAGGTCTGGATGAACTGCAACGGCGACGTCTACACCAAGGCGCTCAACAACATGAACGCCGTGCACTCGCTGGAGCACGGCGCGGTCTGGGTGACGTACAACAGCAAGGCGGCCAAGGCCGACGTCGAGGCCCTCGCCGCCAAGGTCAAGAAGACGCCCTACACGCTGATGAGCCCGGACGACGCGCAGGCCGACCCGATCATGCTCACCGCGTGGGGCAACCAGCGCACGGTGACGGGGGCGAGCGACCCGAACGTGGACGCGTTCTTCGCGAAGTTCGTGCAGGGCAAGCAGACGCCCGAACCGGGCGCGGCGTGCACGGGCGGTCTGGCGCAGTGA
- a CDS encoding glutamine synthetase family protein: MDKQQEFVLRTLEERDIRFVRLWFTDVLGFLKSVAVAPAELEQAFDEGIGFDGSAIEGFARVYESDMIAKPDPSTFQVLPWRAEAPGTARMFCDILMPDGSPSFADPRYVLKRALARASDLGFTFYTHPEIEFFLLKDKPTDGSRPTPADNSGYFDHTPHNIGMDFRRQAITMLESMGISVEFSHHEGAPGQQEIDLRYADALSTADNIMTFRLVMKQVALEQGVQATFMPKPFSEHPGSGMHTHLSLFEGDRNAFYESGAEYQLSKVGRSFIAGLLKHAAEIAAVTNQWVNSYKRIWGGSERTAGAGGEAPSYICWGHNNRSALVRVPMYKPGKTGSARIEVRSLDTGANPYLAYAMLLAAGLKGVEEGYELPPGAEDDVWALSDAERRAMGIEPLPQNLGEALTLMDRSDLVAETLGEHVFDFFLRNKRQEWEEYRSEVTAFELRKNLPVL; encoded by the coding sequence ATGGACAAGCAGCAGGAGTTCGTGCTCCGGACGTTGGAGGAGCGCGACATCCGGTTCGTACGGCTGTGGTTCACGGACGTGCTGGGCTTCCTCAAGTCCGTCGCCGTGGCCCCCGCCGAGCTCGAGCAGGCCTTCGACGAGGGCATCGGCTTCGACGGCTCCGCGATCGAGGGCTTCGCCCGGGTCTACGAGTCCGACATGATCGCCAAGCCGGACCCCTCCACCTTCCAGGTCCTGCCCTGGCGCGCGGAGGCCCCCGGCACCGCCCGCATGTTCTGCGACATCCTCATGCCGGACGGCTCCCCGTCCTTCGCCGACCCGCGCTACGTCCTCAAGCGGGCCCTCGCCCGCGCCTCCGACCTGGGCTTCACGTTCTACACCCACCCGGAGATCGAGTTCTTCCTGCTGAAGGACAAGCCGACCGACGGCTCCCGCCCGACCCCGGCCGACAACTCCGGCTACTTCGACCACACCCCGCACAACATCGGCATGGACTTCCGCCGCCAGGCGATCACCATGCTCGAGTCGATGGGCATCTCGGTCGAGTTCTCCCACCACGAGGGCGCCCCCGGCCAGCAGGAGATCGACCTGCGCTACGCCGACGCGCTCTCCACGGCCGACAACATCATGACGTTCCGCCTGGTCATGAAGCAGGTCGCGCTGGAGCAGGGTGTCCAGGCGACCTTCATGCCGAAGCCGTTCAGTGAGCACCCCGGCTCCGGCATGCACACCCACCTCTCCCTCTTCGAGGGCGACCGCAACGCGTTCTACGAGTCCGGCGCGGAGTACCAGCTGTCCAAGGTCGGCCGGTCCTTCATCGCGGGCCTGCTGAAGCACGCCGCCGAGATCGCCGCCGTCACCAACCAGTGGGTCAACTCCTACAAGCGCATCTGGGGCGGCTCCGAGCGCACCGCCGGCGCGGGCGGCGAGGCTCCGTCCTACATCTGCTGGGGCCACAACAACCGCTCCGCCCTGGTGCGCGTGCCGATGTACAAGCCCGGCAAGACCGGCTCCGCGCGCATCGAGGTCCGCTCCCTCGACACCGGCGCCAACCCGTACCTGGCCTACGCCATGCTGCTCGCCGCCGGCCTCAAGGGCGTCGAGGAGGGCTACGAGCTCCCGCCGGGCGCCGAGGACGACGTCTGGGCCCTGTCGGACGCCGAGCGTCGCGCCATGGGCATCGAGCCGCTCCCGCAGAACCTCGGCGAGGCCCTGACCCTGATGGACCGCAGCGACCTCGTCGCCGAGACCCTGGGCGAGCACGTCTTCGACTTCTTCCTGCGCAACAAGCGCCAGGAGTGGGAGGAGTACCGCTCCGAGGTCACCGCCTTCGAGCTGCGGAAGAACCTGCCGGTGCTGTAG
- a CDS encoding RrF2 family transcriptional regulator — MRLLRSTDLALRVLMRLAVTGENPQVTPTTREVAAAMEVPYTHAAKVVAELQHMGLLEARRGRGGGLALTGPGREASVGAVVRAFEGDGDVVDCEGGPVPCPLSSACRLRGALRRAQEAFFRSLDPLTLADLVTGPTGPLLLGIPGRA; from the coding sequence ATGCGGCTGTTGCGATCCACCGACCTGGCACTGCGCGTCCTGATGCGTCTCGCGGTGACGGGCGAGAACCCGCAGGTCACTCCCACGACCCGGGAGGTGGCCGCTGCGATGGAGGTCCCCTACACCCACGCGGCGAAGGTCGTCGCCGAGCTCCAGCACATGGGGCTGCTCGAGGCACGGCGCGGCCGGGGCGGCGGCCTCGCCCTCACCGGACCGGGCCGCGAGGCGTCGGTGGGCGCCGTCGTCCGCGCCTTCGAGGGGGACGGCGACGTCGTCGACTGCGAGGGCGGGCCGGTCCCCTGCCCCCTGAGTTCGGCCTGCCGCCTGCGAGGCGCTCTGCGCCGGGCTCAGGAGGCGTTCTTCCGCTCCCTGGACCCGCTCACGCTCGCGGACCTCGTGACGGGGCCGACGGGCCCGCTGCTGCTGGGGATCCCCGGACGGGCCTGA